From Bordetella flabilis, the proteins below share one genomic window:
- the accD gene encoding acetyl-CoA carboxylase, carboxyltransferase subunit beta: protein MSWIEKLLPPRINKTTEPSARRVPEGLWVKCPACESVLYNEDLAANLHVCPKCDHHMRIGARARVDSLLDLEGRVEIAQNIRSVDTLKFKDTRKYPERIQEAAKQTGETDALVVVSGSIRGMPAVLACFEFEFMGGSMGSVVGERFARGAQAALDQKTGFVCVAASGGARMQESLLSLMQMAKTNAMLTRLAAAGLPFISVLTDPTMGGVSASFAFMGDVVIAEPKALIGFAGPRVIEQTVREKLPEGFQRSEFLLQKGAIDMVVDRRQLREEIARLLALLTRQSADVLAA, encoded by the coding sequence ATGAGCTGGATCGAAAAACTCCTGCCCCCGCGCATCAATAAAACCACCGAGCCGAGCGCGCGCCGCGTGCCGGAAGGGCTGTGGGTCAAGTGCCCTGCCTGCGAGTCGGTGCTCTATAACGAGGACCTGGCGGCCAATCTGCACGTCTGTCCCAAATGCGACCACCATATGCGTATCGGGGCCCGCGCACGGGTCGACTCGCTGCTGGACCTCGAAGGCCGCGTGGAAATCGCGCAGAACATCCGTTCGGTGGACACGCTCAAGTTCAAGGACACGCGCAAGTACCCGGAGCGCATACAGGAAGCCGCCAAGCAAACTGGCGAGACCGACGCACTGGTGGTCGTCAGCGGTTCGATCCGCGGCATGCCGGCGGTGCTGGCCTGCTTCGAATTCGAGTTCATGGGCGGTTCCATGGGCTCGGTGGTGGGCGAGCGCTTTGCCCGCGGTGCGCAGGCCGCGCTCGATCAGAAGACCGGCTTTGTGTGTGTCGCTGCCTCCGGCGGCGCCCGCATGCAGGAAAGCCTGCTGTCGCTGATGCAAATGGCCAAGACCAACGCCATGCTGACGCGCCTGGCCGCCGCCGGGCTGCCTTTCATCAGCGTGTTGACCGATCCCACGATGGGCGGCGTGTCGGCAAGTTTCGCCTTCATGGGGGACGTGGTCATCGCCGAACCCAAGGCGCTGATCGGCTTCGCTGGTCCGCGGGTGATCGAGCAGACGGTGCGGGAAAAATTGCCCGAAGGTTTCCAGCGTTCAGAGTTCCTGCTGCAGAAAGGCGCGATCGACATGGTCGTCGATCGCCGCCAACTGCGCGAGGAAATCGCGCGTCTGCTGGCTTTGCTGACCCGGCAGTCGGCGGACGTCCTGGCGGCCTGA
- a CDS encoding HAD-IA family hydrolase — MPYTLVVFDWDGTLMDSTHSIVAAIQAACRDLELPVPSASQASWVIGLSLESALRRAVPGLTNAMLPRFLERYRVHYLLRDPELKLFEGVAEMLAELAARDVRMAVATGKSRVGLTRALAASGLTEAFQATRCADETFSKPNPTMLHEIMEELDVAADRVVMIGDTSHDLQMAANARVHGVGVAYGAHTREELEAHTPQAVVESVAALREWLLQRTG, encoded by the coding sequence ATGCCCTATACGTTGGTCGTCTTCGATTGGGACGGCACCCTGATGGATTCCACGCACAGCATCGTGGCGGCCATCCAGGCGGCCTGCCGCGACCTGGAGTTGCCCGTGCCTTCGGCGTCGCAGGCCAGCTGGGTGATCGGCCTGTCCCTGGAAAGCGCCCTGCGGCGGGCGGTGCCGGGGCTGACGAACGCGATGCTGCCGCGCTTCCTGGAGCGCTATCGCGTGCATTACCTGCTGCGCGACCCGGAACTGAAACTGTTCGAGGGCGTGGCCGAAATGCTGGCGGAGCTGGCGGCGCGCGATGTGCGCATGGCGGTGGCCACCGGCAAGAGCCGTGTCGGCTTGACACGCGCGCTGGCGGCCAGCGGCCTGACCGAGGCGTTCCAGGCCACGCGCTGCGCGGACGAGACCTTCAGCAAGCCCAATCCCACCATGCTGCACGAAATCATGGAAGAGCTGGACGTGGCGGCGGATCGCGTCGTCATGATCGGCGATACCTCCCACGACCTGCAGATGGCGGCCAATGCCCGGGTGCATGGCGTGGGGGTGGCCTACGGTGCGCATACGCGCGAAGAGCTGGAAGCCCATACGCCCCAGGCGGTGGTGGAATCCGTGGCGGCGCTGCGCGAGTGGCTGCTGCAGCGCACCGGCTGA
- the trpA gene encoding tryptophan synthase subunit alpha: MTPQQDRISAAFARARSDGRAALIPYIAAGDPSPAGCVPLMHALVAAGSDVIELGVPFSDPMADGPVIQRATERAIAQGMNLRRVLDAVAEFRTRDDQTPVVLMGYANPIERMGHATFAEAARAAGVDGVLVVDYPPEEVQEFAELLGHHGIAPIFLLAPTSTDARVEAIGRVARGYAYYVSLKGITGAGHLDTDDVARRLAHIRRHVQVPIGVGFGIRDAASAQRVAQVADAVVIGSKLIETMETAVASATADQRDAAATAAAQDWLHGIRLALEQVKRPTAAA, translated from the coding sequence ATGACCCCCCAACAAGACCGTATCTCCGCGGCTTTCGCCCGCGCCCGCAGCGATGGACGCGCCGCGCTCATTCCGTATATCGCGGCCGGGGATCCCAGTCCGGCCGGTTGCGTGCCGCTGATGCATGCGCTGGTCGCGGCGGGCTCCGACGTCATCGAACTCGGCGTGCCGTTTTCCGATCCCATGGCCGATGGCCCCGTCATCCAGCGCGCCACCGAACGCGCCATCGCGCAGGGGATGAACCTGCGCCGCGTGCTGGACGCCGTCGCGGAGTTCCGCACGCGGGACGACCAGACTCCCGTGGTGCTGATGGGGTATGCCAACCCGATCGAACGCATGGGGCACGCGACGTTTGCCGAAGCGGCACGTGCGGCGGGCGTCGATGGCGTGCTCGTCGTCGACTACCCGCCGGAAGAAGTGCAGGAATTCGCCGAGCTGCTCGGCCACCACGGCATTGCGCCGATTTTCCTGCTGGCGCCCACATCCACCGACGCCCGCGTCGAGGCCATCGGCCGCGTGGCGCGCGGTTATGCCTATTACGTATCACTCAAGGGCATCACGGGGGCCGGCCATCTGGACACCGATGACGTCGCCCGGCGCCTGGCCCACATCCGACGCCATGTACAGGTGCCCATCGGGGTGGGCTTCGGCATACGCGATGCCGCCAGCGCCCAGCGCGTCGCCCAGGTGGCGGACGCGGTGGTCATCGGCAGCAAACTCATCGAAACGATGGAAACGGCGGTGGCCTCGGCAACGGCCGATCAGCGCGATGCAGCCGCCACGGCCGCCGCGCAGGACTGGCTGCATGGTATACGTCTGGCCCTCGAGCAGGTCAAACGCCCCACGGCGGCAGCCTGA
- a CDS encoding Rne/Rng family ribonuclease — translation MKRMLFNATHPEELRVAIVDGQKLIDLDIETAGREQRKGNIYKGIITRIEPGLEACFVNYGEDRHGFLPFKEIARTYFKEGVDVRTARIQDALREGQELIVQVEKEERGNKGAALTTFISLAGRYLVLMPNNPRGGGVSRRVEGEDRQELRDTMEQLQLPPGMSIIARTAGIGRNVEELQWDLSYLLQLWTAIDGAARDNSAPILIYLESSLVIRAIRDYFSPEIGEILIDTDEIADQATAFMSVVMPDNVQRVKRYRDDVPLFSRFQIEHQIETAYSRTVTLPSGGAIVIDHTEALVAVDVNSARSTRGADIEETALRTNQEAADEVARQLRLRDLGGLIVIDFIDMEDSKNQRAVEQRLRDALHFDRARVQMGKISRFGLMELSRQRLRPALNEGSHITCPRCNGTGVIRDAESSALHVLRLLQEEAMKENTAAVHAQVPVDVATFLLNEKRADIAKMEARLKVNLVLIPNKHLETPHHHIERLRHDDPRLEEMKTSFELADAPATEVAWAPREQEIKSRPEALVKGITPEQPAPVSSTPPVAPVAATPAVASTGLGGLFKRMVGWLTGDGATPAATPAPAPQADSKRSTTRPKSRTHDGQDRRGERHGSDRNRNRRSENRPEAAEGDAPRHHVRGGRRNETDRAERGERPARAEGQQRAERDAVAQAQAHPERALAPESADEAAPARTGRGRRGRSGRGRREDGQSDAPMSEQESMVAALAETVAAALPPESDDERLDTSVEAGPVELDEHGQPIATEAGADPERKRRRRRSRRGRRAQEEGGTVSADAGQDEAMDGEDNLAAEAQAALSEVATPVSEGREHPAPVAQPEPSPARPAGHGTVTAAPGAPAGFTEEDTPAVSGAPTATQAQPFAAQPAPFTGVSAPSVRPEPVQAGTAAEDTAPRFAESAPAQAAPAAPVPAQAAPAQEGTQAAAAEAAPVSPWPAVPQSPASETAPVPTPVRAADEGVPHAAPAVPAAPAGAAPVTQDAAPQAAPAVPRAPQQSLQDVVNAAGLTWVETDPQRHAQTQQRMAASATPVRLGRERKPVAPVSREPLVQVETRH, via the coding sequence ATGAAGCGAATGCTGTTCAACGCAACGCACCCAGAAGAGTTGCGCGTTGCCATTGTCGATGGGCAAAAGCTCATCGATCTGGACATCGAAACCGCCGGACGCGAGCAGCGTAAAGGCAACATCTACAAAGGCATCATCACCCGCATCGAACCCGGCCTGGAAGCCTGCTTCGTCAACTACGGCGAAGACCGCCACGGTTTCCTGCCGTTCAAGGAAATTGCCCGCACGTATTTCAAGGAAGGCGTCGACGTCCGTACCGCCCGCATCCAGGATGCGCTGCGCGAAGGACAGGAACTGATCGTCCAGGTGGAAAAGGAAGAACGCGGCAACAAAGGCGCGGCTCTCACCACCTTCATCTCGCTGGCCGGCCGCTATCTGGTGCTGATGCCGAACAACCCACGCGGCGGCGGCGTCTCGCGCCGGGTGGAAGGCGAAGACCGGCAGGAACTGCGCGACACCATGGAGCAGTTGCAACTGCCGCCGGGCATGAGCATCATCGCTCGCACGGCCGGTATCGGCCGCAACGTGGAAGAGCTGCAGTGGGATCTTTCCTATCTGCTGCAACTGTGGACCGCCATCGACGGCGCCGCCCGCGACAACTCCGCGCCAATCCTGATCTATCTCGAGTCGAGCCTGGTCATTCGTGCCATCCGCGACTACTTCTCGCCTGAAATCGGCGAGATCCTGATCGATACCGACGAAATCGCCGACCAGGCCACCGCCTTCATGAGCGTGGTCATGCCGGACAACGTGCAGCGGGTCAAGCGCTATCGCGACGACGTGCCGCTGTTCTCCCGGTTCCAGATCGAACACCAGATCGAAACGGCGTACTCCCGTACCGTCACCCTGCCTTCCGGCGGCGCCATCGTCATCGACCATACCGAAGCACTGGTTGCCGTCGACGTGAACTCGGCCCGCTCGACCCGTGGCGCCGACATCGAGGAAACCGCCCTGCGCACCAACCAGGAGGCAGCCGACGAAGTGGCGCGCCAACTGCGGCTGCGCGACCTGGGTGGCCTCATCGTGATCGACTTCATCGACATGGAGGACAGCAAGAACCAGCGCGCCGTGGAACAGCGTCTGCGTGATGCGCTGCATTTCGATCGCGCCCGCGTCCAGATGGGCAAGATTTCCCGTTTCGGCCTGATGGAACTGTCGCGCCAGCGCCTGCGTCCGGCCCTGAACGAAGGCTCGCACATCACCTGCCCGCGCTGTAACGGCACCGGCGTGATCCGCGATGCGGAATCCAGCGCCCTGCACGTCCTGCGCCTGCTGCAGGAAGAGGCGATGAAGGAGAACACGGCGGCGGTGCATGCCCAGGTACCGGTCGATGTCGCCACCTTCCTGCTGAACGAGAAGCGCGCCGATATCGCCAAGATGGAAGCCCGCCTGAAGGTCAACCTGGTGCTGATCCCGAACAAGCACCTGGAAACGCCGCACCACCACATCGAACGCCTGCGCCACGACGACCCGCGCCTGGAAGAGATGAAGACCAGTTTCGAACTGGCCGATGCACCGGCCACCGAAGTGGCTTGGGCGCCGCGCGAGCAGGAAATCAAGAGCCGCCCCGAGGCCCTGGTGAAAGGCATTACGCCTGAGCAACCGGCACCGGTGTCGAGCACGCCGCCCGTCGCCCCGGTGGCGGCGACCCCGGCGGTCGCATCGACCGGCCTGGGCGGCCTGTTCAAGCGCATGGTCGGCTGGCTTACCGGAGACGGCGCCACCCCCGCCGCCACGCCGGCCCCCGCCCCCCAGGCGGACAGCAAGCGCTCCACCACCCGTCCGAAGTCGCGTACGCACGATGGACAGGACCGCCGTGGCGAGCGCCATGGCTCCGACCGCAACCGTAACCGCCGCTCCGAGAACCGGCCGGAAGCCGCCGAAGGGGACGCGCCGCGCCATCACGTGCGAGGCGGCCGCCGCAACGAGACAGACCGCGCGGAACGAGGTGAGCGCCCCGCGCGCGCCGAAGGGCAACAACGCGCCGAGCGCGACGCCGTCGCCCAGGCCCAGGCCCATCCGGAACGCGCCCTGGCGCCGGAATCCGCCGACGAGGCGGCACCGGCCCGTACCGGGCGTGGTCGCCGCGGACGCAGCGGGCGAGGCCGCCGCGAAGATGGGCAGTCCGATGCACCGATGAGCGAGCAGGAAAGCATGGTCGCCGCCCTGGCGGAGACGGTCGCCGCGGCGCTGCCACCCGAGTCCGACGACGAACGCCTGGATACCAGCGTGGAAGCAGGCCCCGTGGAGTTGGACGAACACGGCCAGCCCATCGCGACGGAAGCCGGCGCCGATCCGGAACGCAAGCGTCGCCGTCGTCGTAGTCGCCGTGGCCGCCGCGCGCAGGAAGAAGGCGGCACTGTGTCTGCCGACGCCGGTCAGGACGAAGCCATGGACGGCGAGGACAACCTGGCCGCCGAGGCCCAGGCCGCCCTGTCGGAAGTTGCCACGCCCGTCAGCGAAGGCCGGGAACATCCCGCGCCCGTCGCACAACCGGAGCCGTCGCCGGCACGACCGGCCGGACACGGTACCGTAACGGCCGCACCGGGCGCCCCGGCGGGATTCACGGAAGAAGACACCCCGGCCGTTTCCGGCGCCCCGACCGCGACGCAGGCCCAGCCCTTCGCCGCCCAGCCGGCGCCTTTCACCGGGGTGTCGGCCCCATCGGTACGTCCCGAGCCTGTCCAGGCCGGGACCGCGGCCGAGGACACCGCGCCTCGGTTCGCCGAGTCCGCACCGGCGCAAGCGGCGCCCGCCGCGCCAGTCCCGGCTCAGGCGGCGCCTGCCCAGGAAGGCACCCAAGCCGCCGCTGCCGAAGCCGCACCCGTGTCGCCGTGGCCGGCTGTCCCGCAGTCGCCTGCGTCGGAAACTGCCCCTGTCCCCACCCCGGTGCGGGCAGCGGACGAAGGCGTGCCGCATGCCGCCCCGGCGGTCCCTGCGGCACCGGCCGGCGCAGCGCCGGTGACGCAGGACGCGGCTCCTCAGGCCGCTCCCGCCGTGCCGCGGGCTCCGCAACAAAGCCTGCAGGACGTCGTCAACGCCGCCGGCCTGACCTGGGTCGAAACGGATCCGCAGCGCCACGCGCAGACGCAGCAGCGCATGGCCGCCAGCGCAACGCCCGTGCGACTGGGTCGCGAGCGCAAGCCCGTGGCGCCGGTGTCGCGCGAACCGCTGGTACAGGTGGAAACGCGGCACTGA
- the argE gene encoding acetylornithine deacetylase yields the protein MNTRRWLETLVAFDTTSRNSNLALIETVRDWLKGLGVQAWLVHNPERTKADLFATLPAQDGGEQGGIVLSGHTDVVPVDGQAWTADPFALQERDGRLYGRGACDMKGFIAAALAMIPEFLAMPRRKPLHLALSFDEEVGCAGAPFMLADLRERGIRPEGCVVGEPTGMQVVVAHKGINLYRCRVHGKAAHSSLTPHGCNAIEYAARLICHIRDVADAYKAKGPYDAFYDVPFSTMTTNLIQGGIAVNTIPDTCEFSYEFRNLPGIAPGDIQYEVQRYVDEVLLPRMRAEFPEARIELEAGPAAPGLEASEQAAITQLVRALTRDTATRKVAYGTEAGLFQGIGIPTVVCGPGHIAQAHKPDEYVALDQLSACEAFLRRVGLSI from the coding sequence ATGAATACCCGCCGCTGGCTGGAAACCCTGGTCGCTTTCGACACTACCAGCCGCAATTCCAATCTCGCCCTGATCGAAACCGTGCGCGACTGGCTCAAGGGCCTGGGCGTGCAGGCATGGCTGGTGCATAACCCGGAGCGCACCAAGGCGGATCTGTTCGCCACGCTGCCGGCCCAGGATGGCGGCGAGCAGGGCGGCATTGTGTTGTCCGGACACACGGACGTGGTGCCGGTGGACGGACAAGCCTGGACGGCCGACCCGTTCGCGCTGCAGGAACGGGACGGTCGCCTGTACGGGCGCGGCGCCTGCGATATGAAAGGCTTCATCGCCGCGGCGTTGGCCATGATCCCCGAATTCCTGGCGATGCCGCGCAGGAAGCCCCTGCATCTGGCCCTTTCGTTCGATGAGGAAGTAGGCTGCGCCGGTGCGCCGTTCATGCTGGCCGACCTGCGCGAGCGCGGCATCCGGCCGGAGGGGTGCGTGGTGGGCGAGCCCACGGGCATGCAGGTCGTGGTCGCGCACAAGGGCATCAACCTGTACCGCTGCCGGGTGCATGGCAAGGCGGCGCACTCTTCGCTGACGCCGCACGGCTGCAATGCCATCGAATATGCCGCTCGCCTCATCTGCCATATACGCGACGTGGCCGATGCGTACAAGGCCAAGGGGCCGTACGACGCATTCTATGACGTTCCCTTCAGCACCATGACGACCAACCTGATCCAGGGTGGCATCGCGGTGAACACGATTCCCGACACCTGCGAGTTTTCCTACGAATTCCGCAATTTGCCGGGCATCGCCCCGGGAGACATCCAGTACGAGGTGCAGCGCTATGTCGATGAGGTCCTGCTGCCGCGCATGCGGGCCGAGTTCCCCGAAGCCCGCATCGAACTGGAAGCCGGTCCGGCCGCGCCGGGCCTGGAGGCCTCCGAGCAGGCGGCGATCACGCAACTGGTGCGGGCATTGACGCGCGATACGGCGACCCGCAAGGTCGCCTACGGCACCGAGGCCGGCTTGTTCCAGGGCATCGGTATCCCCACCGTCGTATGTGGTCCCGGCCATATCGCCCAGGCCCACAAGCCGGACGAATATGTGGCGCTGGACCAGTTGAGCGCCTGCGAAGCATTTTTGCGACGTGTCGGCCTATCCATATAA
- a CDS encoding acyloxyacyl hydrolase: MNNGHKNKILAGALAALALACATPAAQAQDVGSRGGVSLQMGVGEKYNRATANYETAPLWNYTFGGNWGRLDLTGELGVSYWWAHEGAHPSNAWQFSAIPMFRWWLTDRFFLEGGVGPTVFNKTRFADKTISTAFQFGDHIGVGFQLTPQSRLSLRYSHFSNASIKTPNPGLDVTQLTYTYLF; the protein is encoded by the coding sequence ATGAATAATGGTCACAAGAACAAGATCCTCGCTGGCGCCCTGGCTGCCTTGGCATTGGCGTGCGCGACGCCGGCTGCCCAAGCGCAGGACGTCGGGTCGCGCGGAGGGGTAAGCCTCCAGATGGGGGTAGGGGAAAAATACAATCGCGCCACGGCGAACTACGAGACGGCGCCGTTGTGGAACTACACCTTCGGCGGTAACTGGGGCCGACTGGACCTGACCGGTGAACTGGGCGTGTCGTACTGGTGGGCCCACGAAGGCGCACATCCCAGCAATGCCTGGCAGTTCAGCGCCATCCCGATGTTCCGCTGGTGGCTCACCGACCGTTTCTTCCTGGAAGGCGGTGTGGGCCCCACCGTGTTCAACAAGACGCGCTTTGCCGACAAGACCATCAGCACGGCGTTCCAGTTCGGCGACCATATAGGCGTCGGCTTCCAACTGACCCCGCAGAGCCGCCTGAGCCTGCGCTATTCGCACTTCTCCAATGCCAGCATCAAGACGCCGAATCCCGGCCTGGATGTGACGCAGCTTACCTATACCTATCTGTTCTAA
- a CDS encoding RluA family pseudouridine synthase: MRLFAMRKDTSPPSSGPAVRLVQVAEAHSGQRLDNFLFRLCKGVPKSHIYKAIRDGQVRVNKGRIAVDHRLETGDVVRVPPLRLPQPGEARPVPPAEFPVVYEDDAMLVVDKPAGIAVHGGSGVAFGVIERLRAARPEAPMLELAHRLDRETSGLLMVAKKRNALLGLHAMLREGRGTKRYYALVCGDWVNDRQHIKLPLSKWTTVSGERRVRVDKDAGQAAHTIVTLKQRYGKFSLVEAELRTGRTHQIRVHLAAMGFPIVGDDKYGDDAIRLSFARKGFARMFLHAHHLDLPHPLTAEPLALEAPLPQACTDILKTLEGG, from the coding sequence ATGCGGCTTTTCGCAATGCGCAAAGACACTTCTCCCCCCTCGTCCGGGCCCGCCGTACGCCTGGTCCAGGTGGCCGAAGCGCACAGCGGTCAGCGCCTGGATAATTTCCTCTTCCGCCTCTGCAAGGGCGTGCCCAAGAGCCATATCTATAAAGCGATCCGCGATGGCCAGGTTCGGGTGAACAAAGGGCGCATCGCCGTGGATCACCGCCTGGAAACGGGGGACGTGGTGCGGGTGCCGCCGCTGCGGCTGCCGCAGCCGGGGGAAGCCCGGCCCGTGCCGCCCGCCGAATTTCCGGTCGTCTACGAGGACGACGCCATGCTGGTGGTCGACAAGCCGGCGGGCATCGCCGTGCACGGCGGCAGCGGCGTGGCCTTCGGGGTCATCGAGCGGCTGCGCGCGGCGCGCCCGGAGGCGCCGATGCTGGAACTCGCGCACCGCCTGGATCGCGAGACGTCCGGCTTGCTCATGGTGGCCAAGAAGCGCAACGCGCTGCTGGGGCTACACGCGATGCTGCGCGAAGGGCGGGGTACCAAGCGCTATTACGCCCTGGTGTGCGGCGACTGGGTCAACGACCGCCAGCACATCAAGCTGCCGCTCAGTAAATGGACCACCGTATCGGGCGAGCGCCGGGTCCGCGTGGACAAGGACGCCGGGCAGGCCGCCCACACCATCGTTACGTTGAAACAACGGTATGGCAAATTCAGCCTGGTGGAGGCGGAGCTGCGCACCGGCCGCACGCACCAGATCCGTGTCCATCTGGCGGCCATGGGCTTTCCCATCGTCGGGGACGACAAGTACGGAGACGATGCCATACGGTTATCCTTCGCCCGCAAGGGCTTCGCGCGCATGTTCCTGCATGCGCATCACCTGGACCTGCCGCACCCCCTGACCGCGGAACCGCTAGCACTGGAGGCACCCTTGCCGCAAGCCTGTACGGACATCCTGAAAACGCTGGAGGGCGGCTGA
- the trpB gene encoding tryptophan synthase subunit beta, producing MKPYDFPDAQGHFGPYGGVFVAETLMHALDELRTSYDRYRVDADFIKEFEYELKHFVGRPSPVYHARRWSSELGGAQIWFKREDLNHTGAHKVNNCIGQALLARRMGKPRVIAETGAGQHGVATATVAARYGMECVVYMGSEDIRRQASNVYRMKLLGATVVPVESGSRTLKDALNEAMRDWVTNVANTFYIIGTVAGPDPYPRMVRDFQTVIGNECLRQMPEETGRQPDIVVAAVGGGSNAMGIFHPYIPYEDVKLVGVEAAGEGMDSGKHAASIAAGQVGVLHGNRTYVIQNADGQVQETHSVSAGLDYPGVGPEHAWLKDSGRASYVGVTDDEALKAFHDCCRIEGIMPALESSHAIAHAVRLAPTLSPDTNILVCLSGRGDKDMHTVAERAGLIL from the coding sequence GTGAAACCTTACGATTTTCCTGACGCCCAAGGGCATTTCGGTCCCTATGGCGGCGTGTTCGTGGCGGAAACGCTGATGCACGCGCTGGACGAATTGCGCACGTCCTATGACCGGTATCGCGTCGATGCGGATTTCATCAAGGAGTTCGAATACGAACTCAAGCATTTCGTCGGCCGCCCCAGCCCCGTCTACCACGCCCGCCGCTGGTCCAGCGAATTGGGCGGCGCGCAGATCTGGTTCAAGCGGGAAGACCTGAACCATACCGGCGCGCACAAGGTCAACAATTGCATCGGCCAGGCCCTGCTGGCGCGGCGCATGGGCAAGCCGCGCGTGATCGCCGAAACGGGCGCTGGGCAGCATGGCGTGGCCACGGCCACCGTCGCCGCGCGCTATGGCATGGAATGCGTGGTCTACATGGGTAGCGAGGACATCCGCCGCCAGGCGTCGAATGTCTATCGCATGAAGCTGCTCGGCGCCACGGTCGTGCCCGTGGAGTCCGGCTCGCGCACCTTGAAGGATGCGCTGAACGAAGCCATGCGCGACTGGGTCACCAACGTCGCCAACACTTTCTATATCATCGGCACCGTCGCCGGTCCCGATCCCTATCCTCGCATGGTGCGTGATTTCCAGACGGTCATCGGCAACGAATGCCTGCGGCAGATGCCCGAAGAAACGGGACGCCAGCCCGACATCGTCGTCGCGGCGGTGGGCGGCGGTTCCAACGCCATGGGGATCTTCCATCCTTATATTCCCTACGAGGATGTCAAGCTGGTGGGCGTCGAAGCCGCCGGGGAAGGCATGGACTCGGGCAAGCACGCTGCCTCGATCGCCGCCGGACAGGTGGGCGTGCTGCATGGCAACCGTACCTATGTGATCCAGAATGCCGACGGCCAGGTTCAGGAGACGCATTCGGTGTCGGCTGGCCTGGATTATCCCGGCGTCGGACCGGAACACGCCTGGCTGAAGGACAGCGGCCGCGCCAGCTATGTCGGCGTGACCGACGACGAGGCGCTGAAGGCCTTTCACGACTGCTGCCGCATCGAAGGCATCATGCCGGCGCTGGAATCGTCGCATGCGATCGCGCACGCGGTGCGGCTTGCGCCTACGTTGTCGCCGGACACGAACATCCTGGTCTGCCTGTCGGGTCGCGGCGACAAGGACATGCACACCGTCGCCGAGCGCGCCGGCCTGATCTTGTAA